From Desulfomicrobium macestii, one genomic window encodes:
- a CDS encoding slipin family protein, producing the protein MNPYFLQFVTFSVILLVVLLYYTIKILREYERGVVFTLGRFDKVKGPGMIILIPFVQQMVRVDLRTVVMDVPTQDVISHDNVSVRVNAVVYYRVIDPEKAIIAVEHFMDATSQLAQTTLRSVLGKHELDEILAERDKLNEDIQKILDRQTDGWGIKVSNVEIKHVDLDESMIRAIAKQAEAERQRRAKVIHAEGEQQAAQKLVEAAEKLSESPSAIQLRYLQTLGEIAGEKNSTIVFPVPIDTLKSLFGGKS; encoded by the coding sequence ATGAATCCCTATTTTCTGCAATTCGTGACCTTCAGCGTCATCCTGCTGGTCGTCCTACTTTACTATACCATCAAGATTCTGCGCGAGTACGAGCGCGGAGTCGTGTTCACCCTGGGCCGGTTCGACAAGGTCAAGGGGCCGGGCATGATCATCCTCATCCCCTTCGTGCAGCAGATGGTCCGGGTGGATCTGCGCACCGTGGTCATGGATGTCCCGACCCAGGACGTCATCTCCCACGACAACGTCTCCGTGCGGGTCAACGCCGTGGTCTATTACCGGGTCATCGATCCGGAAAAGGCCATCATCGCGGTCGAGCACTTCATGGACGCCACCAGCCAGCTGGCCCAGACAACCTTGCGTTCGGTGCTCGGAAAACATGAGCTCGACGAGATCCTGGCCGAGCGCGACAAGCTCAACGAGGACATCCAGAAGATTCTCGACCGCCAGACCGATGGCTGGGGAATCAAGGTCTCCAACGTGGAGATCAAGCATGTCGATCTCGACGAATCCATGATCCGGGCCATCGCCAAGCAGGCCGAGGCGGAACGGCAGCGGCGCGCCAAGGTCATCCACGCCGAAGGCGAGCAGCAGGCCGCGCAGAAGCTGGTGGAGGCGGCGGAAAAGCTCTCCGAGAGCCCAAGCGCGATCCAGCTCAGATACCTCCAGACTCTTGGGGAAATAGCCGGAGAGAAGAACTCGACCATCGTCTTCCCGGTCCCCATCGACACGCTCAAGTCCCTGTTTGGCGGAAAGTCCTAG